Proteins from a single region of Streptomyces vinaceus:
- a CDS encoding TfoX/Sxy family protein, which yields MAYDEVLAERVRELLEQTEETTVKKMFGGLVFTVQGNTVVGVVGDELLVRVAPDDTEQALAQPGARPFEVRGRISKGWVTVAGEVLDDHVLNSWLQLGRRAAAALPPK from the coding sequence GTGGCTTACGACGAAGTGCTGGCGGAACGGGTCCGGGAACTGCTGGAGCAGACCGAGGAAACTACTGTGAAGAAGATGTTCGGCGGACTCGTCTTCACCGTGCAGGGCAACACGGTGGTCGGTGTGGTCGGCGACGAGCTGCTGGTACGCGTCGCCCCAGACGACACCGAACAGGCTCTCGCTCAGCCCGGCGCGCGGCCTTTCGAGGTCCGCGGCCGGATCTCGAAAGGCTGGGTCACCGTGGCAGGAGAAGTCCTCGACGACCACGTCCTGAACAGTTGGCTGCAACTGGGCCGCAGGGCCGCCGCCGCCCTTCCACCGAAGTAA